A genomic segment from Lignipirellula cremea encodes:
- a CDS encoding vWA domain-containing protein: protein MEPAPSEPENDEDYYYEEEALERRSWVRSVPGWAVSMLFHVVLILVLANVSLSALSENEISALTIAPQSDEVLETVEPLEFEQQELDVMEEIEMPSIDYADAGLASFGDLSAPTELPSQAISVGSGAESTMQEVGALFEAGGEGLSDHGVGDGGAEFFGVKAGGRRFVFLVDSSKSMGGGKFEAACQELLYAISKLEKDQYFYIIFFDHDAARMTLTPGGPPETRCVPATRENMLACQRWVSTVELELKTNVYESFVYALDLLPDAIYVLTDGVFSDRRQLDNLLKSENVLDDVIDGKRPKVAIHTVGFYSRDGEEVLSTISREYGGVYRFVPKPPKIPKR from the coding sequence GTGGAGCCTGCCCCCTCGGAGCCGGAAAACGACGAAGATTATTACTACGAGGAGGAAGCACTCGAACGCCGTTCCTGGGTGCGGTCGGTTCCCGGCTGGGCGGTCAGCATGCTGTTCCATGTGGTGCTGATCCTGGTGCTGGCGAACGTCTCGCTTAGTGCGCTGAGCGAGAACGAGATCTCCGCCCTGACGATTGCTCCCCAGTCCGACGAAGTCCTGGAGACGGTCGAACCGCTGGAGTTTGAGCAGCAGGAACTCGACGTGATGGAAGAGATCGAAATGCCTTCGATTGATTACGCCGATGCGGGCCTGGCCAGTTTCGGCGACCTGAGCGCGCCAACGGAGCTGCCCTCCCAGGCGATCAGCGTCGGTTCGGGCGCCGAAAGCACCATGCAGGAAGTGGGCGCCCTGTTTGAAGCAGGCGGCGAAGGGCTGTCCGATCATGGCGTCGGCGACGGCGGCGCCGAGTTCTTCGGCGTGAAAGCCGGCGGCCGGCGGTTTGTGTTCCTGGTCGACAGTTCCAAAAGCATGGGCGGCGGCAAGTTCGAAGCGGCCTGCCAGGAGCTGCTGTATGCGATCAGCAAGCTCGAGAAGGACCAGTACTTCTACATCATTTTCTTCGATCACGACGCCGCCCGGATGACGTTGACCCCCGGCGGCCCGCCGGAAACGCGCTGCGTGCCGGCCACGCGAGAAAACATGCTGGCCTGCCAGCGCTGGGTTTCGACGGTGGAACTGGAGCTCAAGACGAACGTTTATGAGTCGTTCGTGTACGCCCTGGACCTGCTGCCCGACGCGATTTATGTGCTGACCGACGGCGTTTTCTCGGACCGCCGGCAGCTGGACAACCTGTTGAAATCCGAGAACGTGCTTGACGACGTCATCGACGGGAAGCGTCCCAAAGTGGCGATCCACACGGTCGGCTTCTACAGTCGCGACGGCGAAGAAGTCCTCTCGACCATCTCCCGCGAATACGGCGGCGTCTACCGCTTTGTCCCCAAACCGCCGAAGATCCCGAAGAGGTAA
- a CDS encoding DUF1501 domain-containing protein, which translates to MLSLNSDRILPQHGVSRRDFLRVGSLALGGLTLPQLLRAEAAAGVRQSRKSVIMIYMVGAPPHQDMYDLKLDAPSEIRGECQPIATNVPGIQISHLMPQMAKIMDKCVPLRSVYGSPSGAHDSYICYTGRPKPTEPRGGWPSMGSIVSRVQGPAEPGVPAFIGLAPDAGHPPYGSPGLPGFLGVAHAAFRPSGPASKDMVLGDIGADRLRQRSQLLDGFDRFRRQAEETQAFAGLDEINQQALDILTSSRLAQALNVADESEATRTRYGQGNPGRYGDGAPRNLEHFLMARRLVEAGARVVTLNFGRWDFHSNNFTELRDTHLPWFDQGLSALIEDLHERGLADDVAVVAWGEFGRTPRINANAGRDHWPQVGGGLLAGGGFRTGQVIGATDRLGGEIADRPVHFGEVHASLYRHLGINPATTTVPDLSGRPRYVVDDYQPLPELG; encoded by the coding sequence ATGCTGAGCTTGAACTCTGATCGAATCCTTCCCCAGCACGGCGTGTCGCGTCGCGACTTTCTGCGCGTGGGCAGCCTGGCTCTGGGCGGATTGACGTTGCCGCAGCTGCTGCGCGCCGAGGCGGCCGCGGGCGTGCGCCAATCGCGCAAGTCGGTCATTATGATCTACATGGTGGGGGCCCCGCCGCACCAGGATATGTACGATCTGAAGCTGGACGCTCCGTCGGAAATTCGCGGCGAATGCCAGCCGATCGCAACGAACGTGCCCGGCATTCAGATCTCGCATTTGATGCCGCAGATGGCGAAAATCATGGACAAGTGCGTGCCGCTGCGGTCCGTCTACGGTTCGCCCAGCGGGGCCCATGATTCGTACATTTGTTATACGGGTCGGCCCAAACCGACCGAGCCGCGCGGCGGATGGCCTTCGATGGGTTCGATCGTTTCCCGCGTGCAGGGACCGGCGGAGCCGGGCGTGCCGGCGTTTATCGGGCTGGCTCCCGATGCGGGGCATCCGCCTTATGGGTCGCCCGGTTTGCCAGGCTTTTTGGGCGTCGCCCATGCGGCGTTTCGTCCTTCAGGACCAGCCAGCAAGGACATGGTGCTGGGCGATATCGGAGCGGACCGGTTGCGGCAGCGGAGTCAGCTGCTCGACGGGTTTGATCGTTTCCGTCGTCAGGCCGAAGAGACCCAGGCGTTTGCGGGCCTCGATGAGATTAACCAGCAGGCGCTCGATATTCTCACCTCCAGCCGGCTCGCCCAGGCGCTGAATGTCGCGGACGAATCCGAAGCGACCCGCACTCGCTACGGCCAGGGAAATCCGGGCCGTTATGGCGACGGCGCCCCGCGGAACCTGGAACATTTTCTGATGGCCCGGCGACTGGTCGAAGCGGGCGCCCGGGTGGTGACGCTCAATTTTGGTCGCTGGGATTTCCATTCGAACAACTTTACCGAGCTGCGGGATACCCACCTGCCCTGGTTTGACCAGGGATTGTCGGCTTTGATCGAGGATTTGCATGAACGCGGCCTGGCCGACGACGTGGCGGTCGTCGCCTGGGGCGAGTTCGGCCGCACGCCGCGGATTAACGCCAACGCAGGGCGGGATCACTGGCCGCAGGTCGGCGGCGGATTGCTGGCCGGCGGTGGATTCCGCACGGGTCAGGTCATTGGCGCCACCGATCGGCTGGGCGGAGAAATTGCCGATCGCCCGGTGCATTTCGGCGAGGTGCATGCCTCGCTCTACCGTCATTTGGGGATCAACCCGGCCACGACCACCGTACCCGACCTGTCCGGTCGCCCGCGCTATGTGGTCGACGACTACCAGCCGCTGCCGGAGTTGGGCTGA
- a CDS encoding DUF1552 domain-containing protein → MAHFLSQNWLLNRRHVLRGLGVSLALPLLECMRPLRAATTTDRAKRSVFIYLPNGVNTIDYQILRPGADYEFSQSLLPLEKHRANITPISGLYHPHGMGHHHNCSSIWLTGGKIGPSERNTVSVDQLMATVTAPKTRFTSLELSNQGQSLSWNADGIQLPSQGNPGVVFRELFQDPKGGVAAQRRGLERRGSILDTILEEAHSLELQLGQEDKGRLSQYLQSVREIEVRTQRADSWLDTPRPQVDPRVASQLTRDVSLERLGEYLRTVYDVIVLAFQTDMTRVATFSTGSEGKGPSVPEIGITQDRHSLSHHNANPKLMQDLTASDTFNLQQFAYFLDRLAEVKDADGPLLDSTMALYGSGMAFGHSHGNANLPIVLAGGRGIGVRHGRHLDFNTPDPTQGYEYDLRIASKHYAICQKPVNPRAHLSNLLLTMAQKMDVRTERFADSNGVISDLLA, encoded by the coding sequence ATGGCGCACTTTCTTTCGCAGAACTGGCTGCTCAATCGTCGACACGTACTGCGGGGTTTGGGCGTGAGCCTGGCGTTGCCCCTGCTGGAATGCATGCGGCCGCTCCGCGCGGCGACCACGACCGATCGGGCCAAACGCAGCGTGTTTATTTATCTGCCCAACGGCGTGAATACGATCGACTACCAGATTCTTCGCCCTGGCGCCGACTATGAGTTCTCGCAGTCGCTGCTGCCGCTGGAAAAACACCGGGCCAATATTACGCCCATCAGCGGGCTGTATCATCCGCACGGCATGGGTCACCATCATAACTGCAGTTCGATCTGGCTGACGGGCGGAAAGATCGGGCCGTCGGAACGGAACACCGTTTCGGTCGACCAGCTAATGGCGACCGTCACCGCACCCAAGACCCGCTTCACCTCGCTGGAACTGAGCAACCAGGGGCAGTCGCTGTCATGGAACGCCGACGGCATTCAGCTGCCGTCCCAGGGGAACCCGGGCGTCGTGTTCCGCGAGTTGTTCCAGGATCCCAAAGGCGGCGTCGCCGCTCAGCGTCGGGGCCTGGAACGGCGAGGCAGCATCCTGGACACCATTCTGGAAGAAGCCCATTCGCTGGAGCTGCAGCTGGGACAAGAAGATAAAGGCCGCCTGTCGCAATACCTGCAGTCGGTTCGCGAGATCGAAGTCCGCACCCAGCGGGCCGACAGCTGGCTCGATACGCCGCGACCGCAGGTCGATCCGCGCGTCGCTTCCCAGCTGACCCGCGATGTTTCCCTCGAACGCCTGGGCGAGTACCTGCGCACCGTGTACGACGTGATCGTACTGGCGTTCCAGACCGACATGACGCGCGTCGCTACTTTTAGCACCGGCAGCGAAGGAAAAGGTCCCTCCGTGCCCGAGATCGGCATCACGCAGGATCGCCACTCGCTGTCGCACCACAACGCCAACCCCAAGCTGATGCAGGACCTGACCGCCAGCGATACCTTTAACCTGCAGCAGTTCGCCTATTTCCTGGACCGCCTGGCCGAAGTCAAAGACGCCGACGGCCCGCTGCTCGATTCCACCATGGCCCTCTACGGCAGCGGCATGGCGTTCGGCCACAGCCACGGCAACGCCAACCTGCCCATCGTGCTGGCCGGCGGGCGCGGCATCGGCGTACGGCACGGTCGGCACCTCGACTTCAATACGCCCGACCCAACCCAGGGCTACGAATACGACCTGCGCATCGCCAGCAAGCATTACGCCATCTGCCAGAAGCCGGTCAACCCGCGGGCCCACCTGAGCAACCTGCTGCTGACGATGGCGCAAAAAATGGACGTTCGCACGGAACGTTTCGCCGACAGCAACGGCGTGATTTCCGACCTGCTGGCCTGA
- a CDS encoding DUF1552 domain-containing protein, with translation MKLSRRQLLQYGALLPGSAAVSPLLWPWLKHVQAEAQGALPPQRFVFVCKSSGLTPAELVPEQLFADRVSVGEANDSGPNYRQPWSMNPTATLIDRPLADLTLPVSLAALKPLQHRTTIVQGLSGKMCRGGHSSWFGAMGCYRSGGEHDWGNIIGPTFDGLMARQSPGIFPHVGLSIGGKVMGGPSLHDGVVYPGISAIARNRQLPYQATPLAAYKELFSVAATSEADLMENRLNGTLLDFMVKDIRRLESRIGGAEKEKLEVYLDGFESLRLRQRQLQGVEAQVRRHAPVVSDKYTSSTETDRIEAHFDIAAASLIAGLTNVITLRPDTLSVQYTGLGVDKNVHGLGHGEGEDPNGHRRRIRTLQVEQIARLAARLQATPEGAGTMLDNTLIVYFSDAGEKHHASSSEWPFVLVGGLGSRFQATGRYLQYPSYQQPGHRTIANLYMTLGHAVGLQQETFGQLDANLDAASQQGPLRELISS, from the coding sequence ATGAAACTCTCACGACGACAACTGTTGCAATACGGGGCTCTGCTGCCCGGCTCAGCCGCTGTTTCTCCCCTGCTTTGGCCCTGGCTCAAGCATGTCCAGGCGGAAGCCCAGGGCGCTCTGCCGCCGCAGCGGTTTGTGTTTGTCTGCAAAAGCAGCGGTCTCACACCGGCCGAGCTCGTACCGGAACAGCTGTTCGCCGATCGGGTCAGCGTGGGGGAAGCGAACGACTCGGGCCCCAATTATCGCCAGCCCTGGTCGATGAATCCCACCGCGACGCTGATCGATCGTCCCCTGGCGGATCTTACGCTGCCTGTTTCGCTGGCGGCGCTCAAGCCGCTGCAGCACCGAACGACGATCGTGCAGGGGCTGTCGGGCAAGATGTGCCGTGGCGGCCATTCCAGCTGGTTCGGGGCGATGGGATGTTATCGCTCCGGCGGCGAGCACGACTGGGGGAACATCATCGGGCCCACCTTCGACGGTCTGATGGCCCGGCAGTCGCCCGGCATCTTCCCGCATGTCGGATTGTCGATCGGCGGCAAAGTCATGGGCGGCCCTTCCCTGCACGACGGCGTGGTGTATCCGGGCATTTCGGCCATCGCCCGGAATCGCCAGCTGCCGTACCAGGCGACTCCGTTGGCGGCTTACAAGGAGCTGTTCTCAGTCGCCGCGACCAGCGAAGCCGACCTGATGGAGAACCGTCTTAACGGCACGCTGCTGGACTTTATGGTCAAAGATATCCGGCGGCTGGAATCGCGGATCGGCGGCGCGGAGAAGGAGAAGCTGGAGGTATATCTCGACGGCTTCGAATCGCTTCGCCTGCGACAACGTCAGCTTCAAGGTGTGGAAGCCCAGGTCCGTCGGCATGCGCCGGTGGTCAGCGACAAGTACACTTCCAGTACCGAGACGGACCGGATCGAGGCGCATTTCGACATCGCCGCCGCCTCGCTGATTGCAGGCCTGACGAACGTGATTACCCTGCGGCCCGATACGCTCAGCGTGCAGTACACAGGCCTGGGCGTCGACAAGAATGTGCACGGCCTGGGGCATGGCGAAGGGGAAGACCCGAACGGCCATCGCCGCCGGATTCGCACGCTGCAGGTCGAGCAGATCGCCCGCCTGGCGGCCAGACTGCAGGCGACGCCCGAAGGGGCCGGGACGATGCTGGATAACACGCTGATCGTGTACTTTTCCGATGCGGGGGAAAAGCATCATGCCAGCAGCAGCGAGTGGCCATTCGTTTTGGTCGGCGGTCTGGGCTCACGATTCCAGGCGACCGGTCGCTACCTGCAGTACCCGTCGTATCAACAGCCGGGCCATCGCACAATCGCCAACCTCTATATGACGCTGGGTCATGCGGTCGGGCTGCAGCAGGAAACGTTCGGCCAGCTGGACGCCAATCTGGACGCGGCATCCCAGCAAGGGCCGCTGCGGGAGTTAATTAGTTCTTAG
- a CDS encoding alpha/beta hydrolase has translation MVGRLLVFGRRFLAAYLVVLLVLLALENSLIFPGPRYPEGYWNGLPPGVEDVYFSSADKVRLHGWYREHPQARGVALYAHGNGENVSNLGEVLELLHERDQLTVLVFDYRGYGRSEGSPNGPGVIADGRAAHQWLAEKAGVAPAEIIVMGRSLGGAIACDLAALHQSKGLIVERSFTSMPDTAAWHYPWLPVRWVMRTQLDSRSRIEEYRGPLLQTHGDADQVVPYFLGEQLFAACPSKDKNFITDARTGHNDAYSSTYLQAQADFLRRITTPSKEPPTTKN, from the coding sequence ATGGTCGGTCGTCTTCTCGTTTTCGGTCGCAGGTTTCTGGCGGCTTATCTGGTGGTGCTGCTGGTGCTGCTTGCTCTCGAAAACTCGCTGATCTTCCCCGGACCGCGGTATCCGGAAGGATACTGGAACGGTCTGCCCCCGGGGGTAGAAGATGTGTACTTCTCCTCTGCCGACAAAGTGCGACTGCACGGTTGGTATCGGGAACACCCCCAGGCGAGAGGAGTCGCCCTCTACGCCCACGGCAATGGGGAGAACGTCAGCAACCTGGGCGAAGTGCTGGAGTTGCTGCACGAGCGGGACCAGCTGACGGTGCTGGTCTTTGACTACCGCGGCTACGGTCGCAGCGAGGGCAGTCCCAACGGCCCCGGCGTCATCGCCGATGGACGCGCCGCCCACCAGTGGCTGGCCGAAAAGGCGGGAGTCGCCCCCGCCGAGATTATCGTGATGGGCCGTTCCCTCGGCGGAGCCATCGCCTGCGATCTGGCCGCCCTGCACCAGTCCAAAGGCCTGATCGTCGAACGCAGTTTCACCAGCATGCCCGACACGGCCGCCTGGCATTACCCTTGGCTGCCGGTCCGCTGGGTGATGCGCACGCAACTGGATTCCCGCAGCCGTATTGAGGAGTATCGCGGACCCCTGCTGCAGACCCACGGCGATGCGGATCAGGTGGTGCCATACTTCCTGGGAGAGCAGCTGTTCGCCGCCTGCCCCAGCAAAGACAAAAACTTCATCACCGACGCCCGCACCGGCCACAACGACGCCTACTCATCCACCTATCTCCAGGCCCAAGCCGACTTCCTCCGCCGCATCACCACGCCATCCAAAGAACCACCAACAACTAAGAACTAA
- a CDS encoding DUF1501 domain-containing protein — MNRESQFSGGPSPFSRRELLGRMGTGLGALGLAGLLADEGLLGADPAAAVNPLAAKPPHFPAKAKRIIHLFMNGGPSQVDTFDPKPMLAKHHGEKPPAAEIKTERRTGGLMKSPFKFNRCGESGIEVSEIFPEVGKCIDDICVIRSMHTNVPNHEPSLLMMNSGETQPTRPSMGSWLCYGLGSENQNLPGFVVLCPGKPVVGPQLWSNSFLPGIYQGCHINNSKLDPTNVIQNINNGYLTRDAQRRQLDLINRMNTRHRDERSGDAQLEARIQSMEMAYRMQTEAQEAFDLGQETAATREQYGKGQFADACLVARRLAERGVRMTQVFYGNGQPWDDHGNIAGHATKAKDSDQPIAALLRDLKARGMLEDTLVLWGGEFGRTPTSEGSLGRDHNNHGFSVWLAGGGVKGGMTYGSTDEFGFAATENRTHVHDLHATLLHLLGMDHTKLTYRYSGRDFRLTDVHGEVVRDILA; from the coding sequence ATGAACCGCGAATCGCAATTTTCTGGGGGACCGTCCCCGTTCTCCCGCCGCGAGTTACTCGGCCGCATGGGAACGGGTCTCGGAGCGCTGGGCCTGGCCGGATTGCTGGCCGATGAAGGGCTGCTGGGCGCCGATCCGGCTGCAGCCGTCAATCCGCTGGCCGCCAAGCCGCCGCACTTTCCGGCCAAGGCGAAACGCATCATTCACCTGTTCATGAACGGCGGTCCCTCGCAGGTCGATACGTTCGACCCCAAGCCGATGCTGGCCAAACACCACGGCGAAAAACCGCCGGCGGCCGAGATCAAAACGGAACGTCGCACGGGCGGACTGATGAAGTCGCCGTTCAAGTTCAATCGCTGTGGCGAATCGGGGATCGAAGTCAGCGAGATCTTTCCCGAGGTCGGCAAATGCATCGACGACATCTGCGTGATCCGTTCGATGCATACCAACGTGCCGAACCATGAACCGTCCCTGCTGATGATGAACTCAGGCGAGACCCAGCCCACTCGCCCCAGCATGGGCTCCTGGTTGTGCTACGGACTGGGCAGCGAGAACCAGAACCTGCCAGGCTTTGTGGTGCTCTGCCCCGGCAAGCCGGTCGTCGGACCGCAGCTCTGGAGCAACAGCTTCCTGCCAGGCATTTACCAGGGCTGCCATATCAACAACAGCAAGCTGGATCCCACCAATGTGATCCAGAACATTAATAATGGCTATCTCACCCGCGATGCGCAGCGGCGGCAGCTGGACCTGATCAACCGCATGAACACGCGGCACCGGGACGAACGCAGCGGCGACGCCCAGCTGGAAGCCCGGATCCAGTCGATGGAAATGGCGTACCGCATGCAGACCGAAGCCCAGGAGGCGTTCGATCTGGGCCAGGAGACGGCAGCCACTCGCGAGCAGTACGGCAAAGGCCAGTTCGCCGACGCCTGCCTGGTCGCCCGGCGCCTGGCGGAACGCGGCGTGCGCATGACGCAGGTGTTTTACGGGAACGGCCAGCCCTGGGACGACCATGGCAATATCGCCGGCCATGCAACCAAAGCCAAGGATAGCGATCAGCCGATCGCCGCGCTACTGCGCGACCTGAAGGCCCGCGGCATGCTCGAAGATACGCTGGTGCTGTGGGGCGGCGAGTTCGGCCGGACGCCGACTTCAGAAGGCTCCCTGGGCCGCGACCATAACAACCACGGCTTCTCGGTATGGCTGGCCGGCGGCGGCGTAAAGGGCGGCATGACCTATGGCTCCACCGACGAGTTCGGTTTTGCCGCGACCGAAAATCGCACCCATGTGCATGACCTGCACGCCACGCTGCTGCATCTGCTGGGCATGGACCATACCAAACTCACGTATCGTTACAGCGGGCGAGACTTCCGTCTGACCGATGTCCATGGCGAAGTCGTTCGCGATATTCTGGCGTAA
- a CDS encoding DUF1553 domain-containing protein, protein MPTCRIVCAVSFLLLGAAGAFADEQAGIDFFEAKIRPVLVQHCYECHAADSKPLQGGLRLDSRQAMRQGGDSGAAVTPNSVDDSSIVAALRYEDYEMPPKGKLDDAVITDFVKWIEMGAPDPREGEAPVAVASIDFDKAAEFWAFQPPQKAPLPPVQQADWPQNPIDYFVLAQLEQSGLRPVPAADRRDMIRRASFDLRGLPPTPEETAAFLADESPEAYRRLIERLLESPHYGERWGRYWLDVARYAEDQAHTFAVKPSTSAWRYRQWVIDALNADMPYDQFVRYQIAGDQLEDTPGFDRYVALGYFGLGAVYYKNSDKAKAEADELDDRIDTLTRGFLGLTVSCARCHDHKFDPIPTRDYYSLAGIFKSSPLANVPLAEPEVVRAYDMGQRDLKLAEKNLADRTTGLREAFAEEHASQIAAYMLAIRRQQTAAAGKKSLSNGKLAEATGLEEEFLKLWINFLGPRFRGKHPALAAWEALPAPTADEDPSAPSDQVKQVAAALQAEVVAVLKKRDGDQPKEAPAKVNGGKPIYASPVLTAQQPQAKIDVPLAGARQLFLVITDAGDGKNTDHANWAEPKIVTADGVLKLTDLEWKTVYIGHGKVHANHSISGGVLQIGETKYPDGIGAHAPCLISVELPEGAERFQATVGLNSSATRDGSPASVEFMVFTSTPPPELTQDSSGAAPAKPDAPKLSKPQAELLKAVFADGGLFRLGDKQLEETLQSEQVQELASLRDKVEEAKQAAPPLYPQAHAIRDANPQDLPVFLRGNPAHPGEPAPRQFLRILSGEDRTPYSHGSGRLELADDIASPGNPLTARVIVNRVWQQHFGRGLVGTASNFGHLGERPSHPQLLDWLAVDFMEHGWSLKHLHRTIMLSAVYRASSENSDQNAEIDGDNRLLWRMSRRRLDVEAWRDALLAASGNLDRTLGGENAPLTGNRRTVYARISRHNLDELLRLFDFPDANVTSAKRTVTTVPQQQLFVLNSDFIIKQAQSLAKRLQAEADTDEARIDRAFQLLYARLPEPDERQLGLDFLAASAVDAKEQKIDPWQQYAQALLSLNEFMYID, encoded by the coding sequence ATGCCGACATGTCGGATTGTGTGCGCCGTCAGTTTCCTGTTGCTTGGCGCCGCTGGTGCGTTTGCCGATGAGCAAGCGGGCATCGATTTCTTCGAAGCGAAGATTCGCCCGGTGCTGGTCCAGCATTGTTATGAATGCCATGCGGCCGACTCCAAGCCGTTGCAGGGTGGTTTGCGGCTGGACTCGCGGCAGGCGATGCGTCAGGGCGGCGACAGCGGAGCGGCCGTTACGCCGAACTCGGTCGATGACAGTTCGATCGTGGCGGCCCTGCGGTACGAAGATTATGAAATGCCGCCCAAAGGAAAGCTGGACGACGCGGTCATTACTGACTTCGTTAAATGGATTGAAATGGGCGCGCCCGACCCGCGCGAAGGGGAAGCACCCGTTGCGGTCGCTTCGATAGATTTCGACAAGGCGGCCGAGTTCTGGGCGTTCCAGCCGCCGCAAAAAGCCCCGTTGCCGCCTGTGCAGCAGGCCGACTGGCCGCAGAACCCGATCGATTACTTTGTGCTGGCTCAGCTGGAACAAAGCGGCTTGCGGCCCGTCCCGGCCGCCGATCGTCGCGATATGATTCGCCGGGCCAGCTTTGACCTGCGCGGCTTGCCGCCGACCCCGGAAGAAACGGCCGCGTTCCTGGCGGACGAATCGCCCGAGGCGTACCGGCGTTTGATCGAGCGTCTGCTGGAGTCGCCGCATTACGGCGAGCGCTGGGGTCGCTACTGGCTGGACGTCGCCCGATACGCCGAAGACCAGGCGCATACGTTCGCCGTCAAACCCAGCACTTCGGCCTGGCGGTATCGCCAGTGGGTGATCGATGCGCTCAACGCCGACATGCCGTACGATCAGTTCGTCCGCTACCAGATCGCCGGCGACCAGCTGGAAGATACGCCTGGCTTTGATCGCTACGTGGCGCTGGGCTACTTCGGCCTGGGAGCCGTGTACTACAAGAACTCGGACAAAGCGAAAGCGGAAGCCGACGAGCTCGACGATCGCATCGACACGCTCACCCGCGGCTTCCTGGGGCTGACCGTTAGTTGCGCCCGCTGCCACGACCACAAGTTCGATCCGATTCCGACCCGCGACTATTACTCGCTGGCTGGCATTTTCAAAAGCTCACCGCTGGCCAATGTGCCGTTGGCGGAGCCCGAAGTGGTGCGCGCCTATGATATGGGCCAGCGGGATTTGAAGCTGGCGGAGAAGAATCTGGCGGACCGCACGACCGGTTTGCGGGAAGCGTTTGCGGAAGAGCACGCTTCGCAGATTGCCGCGTACATGCTGGCGATCCGTCGGCAGCAGACGGCGGCCGCCGGGAAGAAATCGCTGTCAAACGGAAAGCTGGCCGAGGCGACGGGTCTTGAGGAAGAGTTCCTCAAGCTGTGGATCAACTTTCTCGGTCCGCGCTTTCGCGGCAAGCATCCGGCCCTGGCCGCCTGGGAAGCTCTGCCCGCCCCGACCGCCGACGAGGATCCCTCAGCGCCGTCGGACCAGGTGAAGCAGGTCGCCGCCGCCCTGCAGGCGGAGGTTGTCGCCGTCTTGAAAAAACGCGATGGCGACCAGCCCAAAGAAGCGCCGGCAAAAGTGAACGGCGGCAAGCCGATTTACGCGAGTCCCGTGCTGACCGCACAGCAGCCCCAGGCCAAGATCGACGTCCCCCTCGCTGGCGCCCGCCAACTGTTCCTGGTGATTACCGACGCAGGCGACGGCAAGAACACTGACCATGCCAACTGGGCCGAGCCGAAGATCGTCACGGCCGACGGCGTGCTAAAACTGACTGATCTGGAATGGAAGACCGTGTACATCGGTCACGGCAAAGTACATGCCAACCACAGCATTTCCGGCGGCGTCCTGCAGATTGGCGAAACCAAATACCCTGACGGCATTGGAGCCCATGCGCCGTGCCTCATCTCGGTCGAGTTGCCGGAGGGAGCCGAGCGTTTCCAGGCGACCGTCGGGCTCAATTCCAGTGCGACCCGGGATGGTTCTCCGGCGTCGGTGGAGTTCATGGTGTTCACCTCAACGCCGCCGCCCGAGCTGACACAGGATTCAAGCGGCGCCGCCCCGGCCAAACCTGACGCTCCGAAACTCAGCAAGCCGCAAGCCGAACTGCTGAAAGCAGTCTTCGCTGACGGTGGGTTGTTCCGTCTGGGCGACAAGCAGCTGGAAGAAACGCTGCAATCGGAACAGGTCCAGGAGCTGGCCTCGCTGCGGGACAAAGTGGAAGAGGCAAAACAGGCGGCCCCGCCCCTGTATCCGCAGGCTCACGCGATTCGCGATGCGAACCCACAGGATCTGCCCGTCTTTTTGCGAGGCAATCCGGCGCACCCGGGCGAGCCAGCCCCGCGACAGTTCCTGCGGATTCTATCCGGGGAAGATCGCACCCCTTACTCGCACGGCAGCGGGCGTCTGGAACTGGCCGACGATATCGCCAGTCCTGGAAATCCGTTGACCGCCAGGGTGATCGTCAATCGGGTCTGGCAGCAGCACTTTGGCCGCGGACTGGTCGGTACGGCCAGCAACTTCGGCCATCTGGGCGAGCGGCCTTCGCACCCGCAACTGCTCGACTGGCTGGCGGTCGACTTTATGGAACATGGCTGGTCGCTCAAGCATTTGCATCGCACGATCATGCTGTCGGCCGTCTACCGGGCCAGCTCAGAAAACAGCGACCAGAACGCCGAGATCGACGGCGACAATCGGCTGCTCTGGCGGATGAGCCGGCGCCGCCTGGATGTGGAAGCCTGGCGGGACGCCCTGCTGGCGGCGTCGGGCAATCTGGATCGCACCCTGGGCGGCGAGAACGCGCCGTTGACCGGCAACCGTCGTACGGTGTACGCCCGCATCAGCCGGCACAACCTGGACGAGTTGCTGCGGTTGTTTGACTTTCCCGACGCCAACGTCACCAGTGCAAAACGCACCGTAACGACCGTACCGCAGCAACAGCTGTTTGTGCTCAACAGCGATTTCATCATCAAGCAGGCGCAGTCGCTGGCTAAACGGCTGCAGGCTGAAGCCGATACCGACGAGGCCCGCATCGACAGGGCGTTTCAGCTGCTGTACGCCCGCCTTCCCGAACCGGACGAGCGGCAGCTAGGGCTCGATTTTCTCGCCGCATCGGCCGTCGACGCCAAGGAGCAGAAGATCGATCCCTGGCAACAGTACGCGCAGGCCCTGCTGAGTCTTAACGAATTCATGTACATCGACTAA